The Nitrospira sp. KM1 genome includes a window with the following:
- a CDS encoding acyltransferase family protein — MVHSFIVLSVDSLLALPHNQFQEASGIQSLITRILLAVFNGNSAVIHFFVLSGFVLGLSLDRSTTGPVSAYLGLVLRRAFRIYPALILSLLCVGAIMPWLVNIDEAIHGTAWFNSLYRSPFSTTDLCNLLLVNTDMNPVCWTLRVELMVALVLPLLHALTRKTGAWCDLSCSWYWIEHSVGDNGFSLARSHGVRALSACALITCLVYGPDWQWFRCLDVRWLRLLGQVPYSFYLVHIIILYCMARGVLLLADTGMMTDIPPLALIMLLAAFSCPVAIVLARLIFVWIEPPFMLLGSGYRRGCEQSLLGVSIEPRTKQRKGKEWACIDSISCARIVRNMTNPSDSWTVGVG; from the coding sequence TTGGTCCATAGTTTCATCGTATTGTCCGTCGATAGCCTCCTTGCCTTGCCGCATAATCAGTTCCAAGAAGCATCTGGGATTCAATCATTAATCACTCGAATACTGTTAGCGGTCTTCAACGGAAATTCGGCGGTCATACACTTCTTTGTTCTCAGCGGATTTGTCCTCGGTCTTTCGCTTGATCGTAGTACTACCGGACCGGTCTCTGCATATCTTGGACTCGTTCTCCGTCGTGCATTCAGGATCTATCCCGCTCTTATTCTGTCGCTGCTTTGTGTGGGAGCGATCATGCCATGGCTCGTGAACATTGATGAGGCTATCCACGGCACAGCATGGTTTAACTCCTTGTATCGATCTCCGTTCTCCACTACAGATTTGTGCAATCTCTTGCTTGTGAACACCGACATGAACCCCGTCTGTTGGACGCTGAGGGTGGAATTAATGGTGGCGCTCGTGCTGCCGCTGCTTCATGCCTTGACTCGCAAAACAGGGGCGTGGTGCGATCTCTCATGCTCATGGTACTGGATTGAACATTCTGTTGGCGATAACGGCTTTTCTTTGGCCCGCTCCCATGGTGTACGGGCCCTCAGCGCCTGTGCGCTGATCACCTGTTTGGTGTATGGTCCTGACTGGCAATGGTTTCGCTGCCTCGACGTTCGATGGCTCAGGTTGCTGGGCCAAGTGCCGTACAGTTTTTATTTGGTCCACATAATCATCTTGTATTGTATGGCGCGAGGCGTCTTGCTCCTTGCCGACACGGGGATGATGACTGATATCCCACCGCTAGCCCTCATCATGCTGTTGGCTGCCTTCTCTTGTCCTGTCGCAATTGTCTTAGCAAGGCTGATATTCGTGTGGATTGAACCTCCATTCATGCTACTGGGAAGCGGATATCGGCGTGGTTGCGAACAGTCTCTTCTTGGTGTGTCTATAGAGCCGAGAACGAAGCAGCGTAAAGGAAAGGAATGGGCATGCATTGACTCCATCTCATGCGCAAGAATTGTACGCAATATGACCAATCCATCCGATTCTTGGACGGTTGGAGTGGGTTGA
- a CDS encoding proteasome accessory factor PafA2 family protein has translation MLNRIFGLETEYGLLVHQDRPEHSPTWFAHKLRDHIFHVQRQGVLDLHHRGHDEPPGNGGFITNAGRIYLDMGHLEYASPECQSLTDVVATDRAGDAIIQQAIDDLDLGEQVSLIKNNVDHETDATFGSHENYLVSRRFPFTRRGLAPLVTFLVTRQIFTGSGRVGAANPQDAWIQMDRLIVPRGAMGHRPDIIRLPFQISQRADHIVNDFFEWVQQNRAIVNTRDEPLADPNQYRRIHLLLGDSNMAEYATALKMGTTGLVLQLIEDGKAPRDIELDEPVETLQEISQDQERRWLVRLMSGTTISAIDVQERFLEAAKAHCMGQDEETDWVLQQWEVVLQDLRGSYDRLVGRIDWASKLWLLESFREAEQLEWNDPMLKSLDLEYHNLNPGKGLYYGLLEEGRVPRLTTDKAIALAMNHPPRNTRAFGRGELVRHLVACGPPAEPEDSKVEERFFPSYVINWSIFQLRGQAPFPMADPFKTYAQEVRSHLSIA, from the coding sequence ATGCTGAATCGAATCTTCGGCCTCGAGACGGAATATGGTCTCCTGGTCCATCAAGACCGTCCGGAGCATTCGCCGACCTGGTTTGCGCACAAACTTCGCGACCATATCTTTCACGTGCAGCGGCAGGGCGTGCTGGACCTCCACCATCGGGGGCATGACGAGCCTCCCGGCAACGGAGGCTTCATTACCAATGCCGGCCGGATCTATCTCGACATGGGGCATCTGGAATATGCGTCGCCGGAATGCCAATCGTTGACGGATGTTGTGGCGACGGATCGTGCAGGTGACGCGATCATCCAGCAGGCGATCGACGATTTGGACCTGGGCGAGCAGGTCTCATTGATCAAGAACAATGTCGATCATGAGACCGATGCCACGTTCGGCTCACATGAAAATTATCTCGTATCGCGGCGATTTCCGTTTACACGGCGTGGGCTCGCCCCCCTGGTGACCTTTCTGGTCACCAGACAAATTTTCACCGGCTCCGGTCGTGTTGGCGCGGCCAATCCACAGGATGCCTGGATCCAAATGGACCGGCTGATCGTGCCCCGCGGAGCCATGGGGCACCGCCCGGATATCATCCGGCTGCCATTTCAGATTTCACAGCGCGCCGACCACATCGTGAATGATTTCTTCGAGTGGGTGCAGCAGAATCGGGCCATCGTCAATACGAGGGACGAACCGCTGGCTGATCCGAATCAGTACCGGCGGATTCATTTGCTCCTCGGCGACTCCAACATGGCCGAGTACGCGACGGCGCTGAAAATGGGCACGACCGGTCTGGTCTTGCAGTTGATCGAAGACGGAAAAGCTCCGCGCGACATCGAGCTGGATGAACCGGTGGAGACATTGCAGGAGATTTCACAGGATCAGGAACGGCGATGGCTGGTCCGCCTGATGTCTGGAACCACGATTTCCGCAATCGACGTGCAGGAGAGATTTCTTGAGGCGGCAAAGGCCCACTGTATGGGACAGGACGAAGAGACGGATTGGGTGCTTCAGCAGTGGGAGGTGGTGTTGCAGGACTTGCGCGGCTCCTATGACCGGCTCGTTGGCAGGATCGACTGGGCCTCCAAACTCTGGCTCTTGGAGTCCTTCCGCGAGGCGGAACAGCTCGAGTGGAATGATCCGATGCTGAAAAGCCTGGATTTGGAGTATCACAATCTGAATCCCGGGAAAGGTTTGTACTATGGCTTGTTGGAAGAGGGCCGCGTACCCCGTCTCACGACGGACAAAGCCATTGCACTGGCCATGAATCATCCTCCACGGAACACGCGGGCGTTTGGCCGCGGGGAACTCGTTCGTCATCTGGTGGCGTGCGGACCTCCCGCCGAACCGGAAGATTCCAAGGTCGAGGAGCGTTTCTTTCCGTCCTACGTCATCAACTGGTCGATTTTTCAGTTGCGAGGGCAGGCACCGTTTCCAATGGCGGATCCGTTCAAAACGTATGCCCAGGAAGTGCGCAGCCACCTTTCGATCGCATGA
- a CDS encoding 2-oxoacid:acceptor oxidoreductase family protein: MIKKRLNIRMSGLGGQGAVTAAHVMAMAANRDGKFSISNPFFGAEKRMAPAESYCRIGIERIYDRGELVFPDVIEVFHPQVITMGKSYTMPFYSGIKEGGVVIINSDVPLLSDEDIQRLKDLNVALFYIPGTQIAIEIAGTELSTNMTMIGSVAGITKCVSMESLDGALQERFGKKFVASGGTASLDEAIKKKFAKKEMLLQKNLATVKRAYEIATEWAEKNKIELRVGNPAVAA; the protein is encoded by the coding sequence ATGATCAAGAAACGATTGAACATCAGAATGTCGGGCCTGGGTGGGCAAGGCGCCGTCACCGCTGCACACGTCATGGCTATGGCCGCCAACCGGGACGGTAAGTTTTCCATTTCGAATCCCTTCTTCGGAGCGGAAAAGCGGATGGCCCCGGCCGAAAGCTATTGCCGCATTGGAATTGAACGGATTTATGACCGCGGAGAGCTGGTATTTCCGGATGTCATCGAAGTATTCCATCCCCAGGTCATCACCATGGGGAAAAGTTACACCATGCCGTTTTATTCTGGCATCAAGGAAGGTGGCGTCGTGATTATCAATTCCGACGTGCCGCTGCTGTCAGATGAAGACATTCAACGCCTCAAGGATCTGAACGTGGCCTTGTTCTATATTCCCGGCACGCAGATCGCCATCGAGATTGCAGGCACGGAGTTGTCCACGAACATGACGATGATCGGATCGGTGGCCGGCATCACGAAGTGTGTGTCGATGGAATCCCTCGACGGGGCGTTGCAGGAGCGGTTCGGCAAAAAGTTCGTCGCATCGGGCGGAACGGCCTCTCTCGATGAAGCCATCAAGAAGAAGTTCGCGAAAAAGGAGATGTTGCTGCAAAAGAATCTCGCAACCGTCAAGCGGGCCTACGAAATCGCCACGGAGTGGGCGGAGAAGAACAAAATTGAATTGCGAGTCGGCAATCCGGCTGTCGCTGCGTAA
- a CDS encoding DUF5985 family protein: MSLLEAQEWLLGAVALGTFAAGLFFLRFYKITRDRLFLLFACAFFVEVASRILMALSAAASEEHPVIYVLRLISYGLIAFGVIQKNRDAG; this comes from the coding sequence ATGAGCCTCCTTGAAGCACAGGAATGGCTGCTCGGCGCGGTAGCGTTGGGAACATTCGCAGCGGGACTGTTTTTTCTGCGTTTCTACAAGATCACCCGCGACCGGCTCTTTCTCTTATTTGCCTGTGCATTCTTCGTGGAAGTGGCCAGCCGCATCCTCATGGCTCTGAGCGCCGCAGCCTCAGAGGAGCATCCAGTGATTTATGTCCTCCGACTCATCTCCTACGGGCTGATCGCCTTCGGAGTCATCCAGAAAAACCGTGACGCCGGTTGA
- a CDS encoding DUF5989 family protein — translation MNLASGVREYSQLIHEVRIYFGERRSYWLAPLIFAILMLATLACFLEGSVMAPAIYSIF, via the coding sequence ATGAATCTTGCGTCAGGAGTTCGAGAGTACTCTCAGTTAATCCATGAGGTACGCATCTACTTCGGTGAGCGGAGATCCTACTGGCTGGCGCCGCTGATTTTCGCCATCTTGATGCTCGCAACGCTGGCGTGCTTTCTCGAAGGCAGCGTCATGGCCCCGGCCATTTATTCGATCTTCTGA
- a CDS encoding DUF3365 domain-containing protein yields the protein MGIKGFWLGLAVGTISTCLLGQWVFSASSKEPDPPKGIAPETVADYIHSIVQADRTFYTNEIVERMQTRGIVSASEQWEETGDLPLPAQFVLETGRLVAKQSNGMRFRLISNWPINKKNGPATEFERTALTKILSNSNRPYTGVTTEGKNRVFQALYADKAISQRCADCHNVHPKSPKRDFKGGDVMGGILLTIPLPQ from the coding sequence ATGGGCATAAAAGGCTTTTGGTTGGGACTCGCAGTAGGAACCATCTCCACTTGCCTACTTGGTCAGTGGGTATTCTCGGCCTCGAGTAAGGAACCTGATCCCCCAAAGGGCATCGCTCCCGAAACCGTCGCAGATTATATCCATAGCATCGTCCAGGCCGATCGAACCTTTTACACCAACGAAATCGTAGAGCGGATGCAGACGCGCGGCATTGTCTCCGCCTCGGAACAGTGGGAGGAAACCGGAGATCTCCCCTTACCCGCTCAATTCGTTCTTGAAACAGGTCGGCTCGTTGCCAAGCAATCAAATGGAATGCGATTCCGGCTCATCAGCAATTGGCCGATTAACAAGAAAAATGGTCCAGCGACAGAGTTCGAACGGACCGCCCTTACGAAGATATTGTCGAACTCCAATCGCCCTTATACAGGGGTCACAACCGAGGGCAAGAATCGGGTCTTCCAGGCCCTCTATGCCGACAAAGCCATTTCTCAGAGGTGCGCCGATTGTCACAATGTGCACCCCAAGAGTCCAAAGAGAGATTTCAAGGGCGGAGACGTGATGGGAGGCATTCTCCTGACAATTCCACTCCCGCAGTAA
- a CDS encoding proteasome accessory factor PafA2 family protein → MALFGIETEYGITRTDLDQVDPVVESMELVRAHLTASFERRWDYGGEDPHEDARGFRVSGLQQDQEEDEFAKVDAHRPFSFHEMKSDLVLPNGARFYNDHTHPEYSTPECRTLKDLLSQDRAGERIVQRAAQRRNQMLGGEYVQLYKNNTDFHGHSYGCHDNYLVPRAVPFADLVSGLLPFLASRQIMAGAGKMGSEAQESGFVPGAYQLSQRADFMETELSVDTMHNRPILNTRDEPHADKNKYRRLHLIIGDANMCEYATALKIGTTQLVLDLIERGLAPDLELEQPVTAVKELSRDVDFQRTVRLKNGRTISGLDIQEQYLVSAEQSLGGRDQESDWVLKEWADTLRLLSGDRRQLVGKLDWITKLWLLETFVKEEGVGWDDPWLASLDLEYHNVNPERGLYLGLEAEGKAWRLTTERDVETALIAGPQDTRGGLRGLCIRRFPDHIKGMQWERIQFTGGMRSKSLEMSNLFDPAAVKACTEIFGQASTPTEALGLWHARKDM, encoded by the coding sequence GACTATGGAGGAGAAGATCCTCACGAAGATGCGCGCGGGTTTCGAGTCTCGGGACTACAGCAGGATCAGGAAGAAGACGAATTTGCCAAGGTTGACGCCCATCGCCCATTTTCTTTTCACGAGATGAAGAGCGACCTCGTGTTGCCGAACGGGGCTCGCTTCTACAACGACCACACACATCCAGAGTATTCCACTCCGGAATGCCGGACGCTCAAAGATCTGCTATCGCAGGACCGGGCGGGGGAGCGCATCGTTCAGCGCGCCGCGCAGCGGCGCAATCAGATGCTGGGCGGTGAATATGTGCAACTCTACAAGAACAACACCGACTTCCACGGTCACAGCTACGGTTGCCACGATAATTATCTGGTGCCGCGCGCCGTGCCGTTTGCGGACCTGGTGTCTGGACTGCTCCCGTTTCTCGCCAGCCGGCAGATCATGGCCGGCGCCGGGAAGATGGGCTCTGAAGCGCAGGAGTCCGGGTTCGTTCCGGGTGCCTATCAACTGTCGCAGCGCGCGGATTTCATGGAAACGGAGTTGAGCGTCGATACGATGCACAACAGGCCCATCCTCAACACACGCGACGAACCTCACGCTGATAAGAACAAATATCGCCGGCTCCACCTGATCATCGGCGATGCCAACATGTGCGAATATGCGACCGCCCTGAAAATCGGCACGACTCAGCTGGTCCTCGATCTTATCGAACGGGGGCTCGCTCCGGATCTCGAATTGGAACAGCCGGTGACTGCCGTGAAAGAATTGTCGCGAGATGTCGACTTCCAAAGGACGGTTCGGCTGAAGAACGGTCGAACCATCTCAGGGCTGGATATTCAGGAACAGTATCTTGTATCCGCGGAACAGTCACTTGGCGGACGGGATCAGGAGTCCGATTGGGTGTTGAAGGAATGGGCGGACACGCTTCGGTTGTTGAGCGGAGACCGGCGACAATTGGTAGGCAAACTCGACTGGATCACGAAACTCTGGTTGTTGGAAACCTTCGTAAAGGAGGAAGGGGTCGGATGGGACGATCCCTGGCTCGCGAGTTTGGACCTGGAATATCACAACGTGAATCCTGAACGCGGACTTTATCTCGGACTTGAGGCGGAGGGTAAGGCATGGCGTCTGACGACTGAACGCGACGTGGAAACGGCCTTGATCGCCGGTCCGCAGGACACGCGGGGAGGATTGAGGGGCTTGTGTATCCGCCGGTTTCCGGATCACATTAAGGGTATGCAGTGGGAGCGTATCCAGTTTACGGGGGGCATGCGGTCAAAGTCCCTTGAGATGAGCAATCTGTTCGATCCCGCCGCCGTCAAGGCCTGCACGGAAATCTTTGGACAGGCTTCTACTCCGACGGAGGCGCTCGGGTTATGGCATGCAAGGAAGGACATGTAG
- a CDS encoding pyruvate ferredoxin oxidoreductase — protein sequence MYNIAQVIDEKCTAKKGCRLCIMYCPEANCLDLNSSKMVAEVNIDRCKGCELCVVVCNAAKHEAIVMQAVSASGQLMNKKGESAGLGQAYQG from the coding sequence ATGTATAACATCGCGCAAGTGATCGATGAAAAGTGTACCGCGAAGAAGGGATGCCGCCTTTGCATCATGTATTGCCCTGAGGCCAATTGTCTGGACCTCAACTCGAGCAAGATGGTGGCCGAGGTCAATATTGACCGCTGCAAGGGATGTGAATTGTGCGTCGTGGTCTGCAATGCAGCCAAGCATGAGGCAATTGTGATGCAAGCCGTCAGCGCCAGTGGGCAGCTCATGAATAAGAAGGGCGAATCAGCTGGCTTGGGGCAAGCCTACCAAGGCTGA
- a CDS encoding DUF5985 family protein gives MHEVIYGLSGMTAFLCAYLLLRGYRKRRNALLLWSGVFFAIQTFNNVLLVVDKTIFPRNDLAVVRHAVALVAVIVLLYGLIMQNETGE, from the coding sequence ATGCACGAAGTCATCTACGGTCTCAGCGGTATGACCGCCTTTCTTTGTGCCTACCTGCTTCTACGAGGCTATCGCAAGCGTCGGAACGCTCTTCTGCTCTGGAGCGGCGTATTTTTTGCCATTCAAACCTTCAACAACGTCCTGCTCGTCGTCGACAAAACCATATTCCCTCGCAACGATCTGGCAGTTGTTCGTCATGCTGTGGCACTGGTGGCAGTTATCGTCCTTCTATACGGGCTGATCATGCAGAATGAGACCGGAGAATGA
- a CDS encoding thiamine pyrophosphate-dependent enzyme yields MSKERIQISEALYDIMPSDYQDLVKSATYGKEDRGWKDIGSSKELIEQHSLCAGCPESMAFRYILASLPNPEDTVMVGSTGCTSLVFPMVAVHNIHSLFGNQNAIASGLKRALSVRFPDRVKDVVVLAGDGATVDIGLDMTLQAWFRQEKFTTICFDNELYANTGGQESGLMQKGFVAKMAPVGKLFDKVRLPEIARESGCHYVVNCTVSKPSLVEKVIRNAVHIAREIGPTYLQLYTPCILEIGKNSMEGLQEMRDSEKPTERFAYKEYVSEPAKQLLAELAAKDKERKAAAKQLAGQA; encoded by the coding sequence ATGAGCAAAGAGCGCATTCAAATTTCAGAAGCCCTGTACGACATCATGCCATCGGACTATCAAGACCTCGTCAAGAGTGCGACGTATGGCAAAGAAGACCGAGGATGGAAAGATATCGGGTCTTCCAAAGAATTGATCGAACAGCATTCACTCTGCGCAGGCTGCCCGGAATCCATGGCATTTCGGTATATCCTGGCCTCTTTGCCAAATCCTGAGGACACGGTCATGGTCGGCTCAACAGGCTGTACCAGCCTGGTATTCCCCATGGTGGCAGTTCATAACATCCACTCACTCTTTGGCAATCAGAATGCCATCGCATCCGGTCTGAAGAGAGCGCTCAGCGTCCGTTTCCCTGACCGTGTAAAAGACGTGGTCGTGCTGGCCGGTGACGGAGCCACCGTCGACATCGGGCTCGATATGACGCTCCAGGCTTGGTTCCGCCAGGAGAAGTTCACCACCATCTGCTTCGACAACGAGCTCTACGCCAACACCGGCGGTCAGGAAAGCGGGCTCATGCAGAAGGGCTTTGTCGCCAAGATGGCCCCGGTAGGGAAGCTGTTTGACAAAGTCCGGTTGCCAGAAATCGCACGCGAGTCCGGCTGTCATTACGTCGTGAACTGCACCGTCAGCAAGCCCTCGCTGGTCGAAAAGGTCATCCGCAACGCTGTTCACATCGCTCGCGAGATCGGACCGACCTATCTCCAGCTGTATACGCCCTGCATTCTCGAAATCGGGAAAAACAGCATGGAAGGCCTGCAGGAAATGCGGGATTCGGAAAAGCCGACCGAGCGGTTCGCCTACAAGGAATATGTCAGCGAACCAGCCAAGCAGTTGCTGGCGGAGCTTGCGGCCAAAGACAAAGAAAGAAAAGCGGCGGCGAAACAACTGGCCGGCCAAGCCTAA
- a CDS encoding proteasome subunit alpha, whose protein sequence is MYEEPYRWVEAVGNRRHYLDEQFKQGSPVVALTYESGILLLTVSKGTPKLYEIYDRLALGGMGHPADLEKLRFSLLEMAHVEGFNRSPSDVTGGRMVKYGIAPVIKQAFEEVFKAPFIVKILLAELGQKSGRDAFLVINYDGTFEEGSRFGVLAATSAVERQMLDYLRVQSGASSTVAETSLTLDEAFGAALRAWAVGDQAQRQAAEQADGGDEKKVEDPKSAASDHADLYAYLRETVAEKTIECAVLDRHQQGSSKFRSLSVDELGRLLPRDIRPSLT, encoded by the coding sequence ATGTATGAAGAGCCATATCGGTGGGTCGAAGCTGTCGGGAATCGGCGCCACTATCTCGATGAGCAGTTCAAACAGGGCAGTCCGGTCGTCGCGCTGACGTACGAGTCGGGCATCCTGCTGCTGACGGTGAGCAAGGGCACGCCGAAGTTGTACGAGATCTACGACCGGCTGGCGCTCGGCGGCATGGGGCATCCGGCTGATTTGGAAAAATTGCGGTTCAGTCTCCTGGAGATGGCGCACGTCGAAGGATTTAACCGGTCTCCATCGGATGTGACCGGCGGCCGGATGGTCAAGTACGGCATTGCCCCCGTCATCAAACAGGCCTTCGAGGAAGTCTTCAAGGCCCCCTTTATCGTGAAAATCCTCCTGGCAGAATTGGGACAGAAGTCCGGCAGAGACGCGTTTTTGGTCATCAACTATGATGGGACCTTCGAGGAAGGAAGCCGTTTCGGAGTGCTCGCAGCCACCTCTGCGGTCGAGCGACAGATGCTCGACTATCTCCGCGTACAATCTGGAGCGTCGTCGACTGTGGCAGAAACGTCGTTGACGTTGGATGAAGCCTTTGGAGCGGCCCTGCGAGCCTGGGCAGTGGGTGATCAGGCGCAGCGGCAGGCTGCGGAGCAGGCTGATGGAGGAGACGAAAAAAAGGTCGAAGATCCCAAGTCTGCCGCATCCGATCACGCGGATCTCTATGCGTATCTTCGTGAGACCGTCGCAGAAAAGACCATTGAATGCGCCGTGCTCGACCGCCATCAACAGGGCTCATCCAAGTTTCGATCGTTGTCGGTCGACGAACTCGGGCGATTGCTGCCCCGAGATATCAGGCCTTCTCTAACCTGA
- a CDS encoding proteasome subunit alpha produces the protein MGMQGDFYQLLREQGYQFGTPAVAGDTLDIPTATTILSFKYRDGVLVAGDRRATAGNMVMYDRTDKVLEIDRYCVMAIAGVPATAYEMARILEHSFKYYRRTQLQELSFEGKLRALSKLLKDNVPAALAGTGAVAPIFAGYDHEQGVAKTYFYDILGAEFEGVEYAVSGSGSPTIRGILHYLNTWGEQPLSGMPEEQAMVQALRLLTSAAEFDSATGGVNRDANLYPVIKVITREGVRTIPDAQLKIRFDANVARAVS, from the coding sequence ATGGGCATGCAGGGAGATTTCTACCAACTCTTGCGCGAGCAGGGATATCAATTTGGAACACCGGCGGTGGCGGGCGATACGCTGGATATTCCCACGGCGACGACCATTCTGTCATTCAAGTATCGCGACGGCGTGCTGGTGGCGGGAGATCGACGGGCGACAGCCGGAAACATGGTGATGTACGACCGGACGGACAAAGTCCTGGAGATCGACCGGTACTGCGTGATGGCGATCGCGGGTGTCCCGGCGACGGCGTACGAGATGGCCCGCATTCTGGAACATTCATTCAAGTACTATCGCCGGACGCAATTACAAGAATTGAGCTTTGAAGGGAAGCTGCGCGCGTTGTCGAAACTGCTCAAAGACAATGTGCCGGCCGCGCTCGCCGGGACCGGTGCTGTTGCGCCGATTTTTGCCGGATATGATCACGAGCAGGGAGTGGCCAAAACGTATTTCTATGACATCCTGGGCGCTGAATTCGAAGGTGTGGAATATGCGGTGTCCGGTTCCGGTTCCCCGACCATTCGAGGGATTCTGCATTACCTCAATACCTGGGGAGAACAGCCGCTCAGCGGGATGCCCGAGGAACAGGCCATGGTACAGGCGCTGCGCCTGCTGACGAGCGCTGCGGAATTCGATTCCGCGACCGGAGGCGTCAACCGAGATGCCAATTTATATCCCGTGATCAAGGTGATTACGCGCGAAGGAGTCCGCACGATTCCCGATGCGCAATTGAAGATTCGGTTCGATGCGAACGTCGCTCGTGCAGTCTCATGA
- a CDS encoding ubiquitin-like protein UBact → MPERRERPVDPMPKSPAPSDEGGGPRRPETGSPDKDNLMKRMRKVDPKQAERYRQRTGQ, encoded by the coding sequence ATGCCGGAACGACGGGAACGACCTGTGGACCCGATGCCGAAGTCCCCTGCTCCGTCCGATGAGGGCGGCGGGCCGCGAAGGCCAGAGACAGGGTCTCCGGATAAGGACAATCTGATGAAACGCATGCGCAAAGTAGACCCTAAGCAGGCGGAGCGCTACCGGCAGAGGACGGGTCAATAG
- a CDS encoding YheT family hydrolase, with protein MTVHRAFAAPALLRNPHLMTLTARYWPRGPLLAGIPTEARFFRVTPDTQLLGFCHWQPDKTGHKTVVLVHGLEGSSDSHYMRGIATKAYTFGMNVIRLNQRNCGGTEHLTPTLYNSGLGQDFRKVVDELASSDGLERIWLVGYSMGGNLVLRTAGEAGTEQPALAGVVAVCPNIDPTRCVDALELPSNRIYHHHFLISMKGRMRRKSALYPGQWDLAALNDIRTLRLFDDLYTAKDGGYLNGADYYDRAGARHVMGSIAVPTTIITAQDDPFIPYGMFESSVISHNPAITLIAPRHGGHCGFLQSHANGEDRYWAENRIVELIAGIRS; from the coding sequence GTGACGGTCCATCGAGCATTCGCAGCGCCCGCTCTTCTCCGTAATCCCCATCTCATGACGCTGACTGCGCGGTACTGGCCGCGGGGACCTCTACTTGCCGGCATTCCGACTGAGGCTCGTTTCTTCCGCGTCACCCCGGACACGCAGCTGTTGGGATTCTGCCACTGGCAGCCCGACAAGACCGGCCATAAGACGGTCGTGCTGGTACATGGGCTCGAAGGATCAAGCGATTCGCATTATATGCGTGGCATCGCCACCAAGGCATACACCTTCGGGATGAACGTGATTCGGCTGAACCAGCGCAATTGTGGAGGAACAGAACACCTCACGCCCACACTCTACAATAGCGGGCTTGGCCAGGATTTCCGGAAGGTCGTCGATGAATTGGCCTCCTCGGACGGCCTCGAACGGATCTGGCTTGTGGGCTATTCGATGGGGGGCAATCTCGTATTACGAACCGCCGGGGAGGCTGGAACAGAACAGCCGGCTCTCGCCGGCGTCGTCGCGGTATGTCCGAATATCGACCCTACACGGTGTGTCGATGCGCTCGAACTCCCCTCCAACCGAATCTACCATCACCATTTCCTGATCAGCATGAAGGGACGCATGCGGAGAAAATCGGCGCTGTATCCCGGACAATGGGACCTCGCCGCTCTGAACGACATCCGAACTCTCCGATTATTCGATGACCTGTATACCGCGAAAGACGGAGGATACTTGAACGGCGCCGACTATTACGATCGCGCAGGAGCGCGCCATGTCATGGGTTCCATTGCCGTGCCGACCACGATCATCACTGCGCAAGACGACCCCTTTATTCCCTACGGCATGTTCGAATCATCTGTGATCAGTCACAATCCAGCGATTACGCTCATTGCGCCGAGGCATGGAGGACATTGCGGATTTTTGCAATCCCATGCGAACGGAGAAGACCGCTACTGGGCGGAAAATCGGATCGTGGAGCTCATTGCCGGGATCCGATCATAA